The Streptomyces achromogenes genome window below encodes:
- a CDS encoding HAD family hydrolase: MTPDTDTETADLREVIGRARVVLWDFDGPICRLFAGHSADVVADGLVEWLEGRGLHHLLTESERDSLDPHVVLRAVDRRHPGSDLVTELEERLTQEELRATATAMPTPYADPLIRTLTALGLRLAITTNNSPRVVATYLASRGLASCFTPHVYGRTQELRHLKPHPHCLNLALRAMGSAPGTALMIGDTPSDFLAAREAGVPFLGYARNERKEKLLTGAGATLVVPSLEPVLDAVRT; the protein is encoded by the coding sequence GTGACCCCCGACACCGACACCGAGACCGCTGACCTGCGGGAAGTGATCGGCCGTGCGCGCGTCGTCCTCTGGGACTTCGACGGGCCCATCTGCCGTCTCTTCGCCGGTCATTCGGCGGACGTGGTGGCCGACGGCCTGGTGGAGTGGCTCGAAGGGCGGGGCCTGCACCACCTGCTGACGGAGTCCGAGCGGGACTCGCTCGACCCGCACGTCGTGCTGCGCGCAGTGGACCGCCGGCACCCGGGCAGCGACCTGGTCACCGAGCTGGAGGAACGCCTCACCCAGGAAGAGCTGAGAGCCACGGCCACGGCGATGCCCACGCCCTACGCCGACCCGCTGATACGCACCCTGACCGCCCTCGGCCTGCGGCTGGCGATCACCACCAACAACTCCCCCCGGGTGGTCGCCACCTACCTCGCGTCCCGGGGGCTCGCCTCGTGCTTCACGCCTCACGTCTACGGTCGCACCCAGGAGCTGCGCCACCTCAAACCGCACCCGCACTGCCTGAACCTCGCCCTGCGCGCCATGGGCTCGGCGCCCGGCACAGCGCTGATGATCGGCGACACCCCCTCCGACTTCCTGGCCGCCCGCGAGGCGGGCGTCCCCTTCCTCGGCTACGCGCGTAACGAGCGCAAGGAGAAACTGCTCACGGGTGCGGGCGCGACCCTCGTGGTGCCGTCCCTGGAACCGGTACTGGACGCGGTCAGAACCTGA
- a CDS encoding winged helix-turn-helix domain-containing protein, whose amino-acid sequence MVVTQENVAVNGSGRLSPQEIADVLRERIRAGELKAGDRLPTQAELADEFGVERGAVRQALRSLQDDGLLTDVSKGSPPRIAQPAAPGRDEPQPTMVGLAPRITAAFSAPHVRIDAACLTAESLIPALSEPLRLIHGGQLKPARIDVRILLPSRDISLAFPVPVDGRGDDDPVHQRWLAMRNAQGHVLRHNLQTLRSHGIDVNITFRALPFTPPVKLYLLNGREALMAYYMVTRREEATDSGTLDMYDVLGTESLLFSFEKAAGQRDAAFVEESQKWFDALWETITTDLTLS is encoded by the coding sequence TTGGTCGTGACCCAGGAGAACGTGGCAGTGAACGGCAGCGGACGGCTCTCGCCGCAGGAGATCGCCGATGTCCTGCGCGAACGCATCCGCGCCGGGGAGCTCAAGGCCGGCGACCGGCTGCCCACGCAGGCCGAACTCGCCGACGAGTTCGGCGTGGAGCGCGGCGCCGTCCGCCAGGCCCTGCGGTCACTGCAGGACGACGGGTTGCTCACCGACGTGAGCAAGGGCAGCCCGCCCCGGATCGCCCAGCCGGCGGCGCCGGGCCGCGACGAGCCCCAGCCCACGATGGTCGGCCTGGCCCCCCGGATCACAGCCGCCTTCTCCGCGCCCCATGTGCGCATCGACGCCGCCTGCCTCACCGCCGAGAGCCTCATCCCGGCCCTGAGCGAACCGCTGCGGCTGATCCACGGGGGGCAGCTGAAGCCCGCCAGGATCGACGTGCGCATCCTGCTGCCGTCCCGGGACATCAGCCTCGCCTTCCCGGTGCCGGTCGACGGCCGCGGCGACGACGACCCGGTCCACCAACGCTGGCTGGCCATGCGCAACGCCCAGGGTCACGTGCTGCGCCACAACCTGCAGACCCTGCGCTCACACGGCATCGACGTCAACATCACCTTCCGCGCGCTGCCCTTCACCCCGCCGGTCAAGCTGTACCTCCTCAACGGCCGGGAGGCGCTGATGGCGTACTACATGGTCACCCGCCGCGAGGAGGCCACCGACAGCGGAACCCTGGACATGTACGACGTGCTGGGCACCGAGTCGCTGCTCTTCTCCTTCGAGAAGGCGGCCGGTCAGCGCGATGCCGCGTTCGTGGAGGAATCCCAGAAGTGGTTCGACGCCCTCTGGGAAACCATCACGACGGACCTGACACTCTCCTAG
- a CDS encoding winged helix-turn-helix domain-containing protein — translation MEREHASVKGRREAGRPLPSHREVADELRTRIRTGVLRPGQRMPTQAKLAKEFGVERGAVRQALRILQSERLLTNVSKGSPATVAGRPGAAGLPVGPAAAPQPSMVGLPPRVTAAFAAEHVEVDALCLTAVSLTAAMGEPLRQIHAGELKPAKIDVRVLLPSRDIDLAFPTPVDGSPGGPLQRRWLAHRNAQGQVLRHNLLTLRSTHGIDVHVTFRALPFTPPVKLYLLNGAEALFAYYTVTRGEQTIDQEHLELYDAEGTRSLLFAFEEGAGPRDTTLVEQSRRWFDALWDTISSELVLTS, via the coding sequence GTGGAGCGGGAACATGCCTCCGTCAAGGGGCGGAGGGAGGCGGGGCGGCCGTTGCCGTCACACCGTGAGGTGGCCGACGAGTTGCGCACCCGGATCAGAACCGGAGTGCTGCGGCCGGGTCAGCGCATGCCCACGCAGGCCAAGCTGGCGAAGGAGTTCGGCGTCGAGCGGGGCGCCGTACGGCAGGCCCTGCGCATTCTGCAGTCGGAACGGCTTCTGACCAACGTCTCCAAGGGCAGTCCGGCGACGGTCGCGGGGCGGCCGGGGGCGGCCGGTCTGCCGGTCGGGCCCGCCGCGGCGCCGCAGCCCTCGATGGTGGGCCTGCCGCCCCGTGTCACCGCGGCCTTCGCGGCGGAGCATGTCGAGGTCGACGCCCTCTGCCTGACCGCGGTGTCGCTGACGGCCGCGATGGGCGAACCGCTGCGGCAGATCCACGCGGGGGAGCTGAAACCGGCCAAGATCGACGTCCGGGTCCTGCTGCCGTCCCGGGACATCGACCTCGCCTTCCCCACGCCGGTGGACGGCTCGCCCGGCGGGCCGTTGCAGCGCCGCTGGCTCGCCCACCGCAACGCCCAGGGGCAGGTGCTGCGGCACAACCTGCTCACCTTGCGTTCCACGCACGGCATCGACGTGCACGTGACCTTTCGCGCGCTGCCGTTCACCCCGCCCGTCAAGCTGTATCTGCTCAACGGGGCGGAGGCGTTGTTCGCGTACTACACGGTCACCCGGGGCGAGCAGACGATCGACCAGGAGCACCTGGAGCTGTACGACGCCGAGGGCACCCGGTCGCTGCTGTTCGCCTTCGAGGAGGGCGCCGGCCCGCGGGACACGACCTTGGTGGAACAGTCCCGGAGGTGGTTCGACGCCCTGTGGGACACCATCAGCTCGGAGCTGGTGCTCACGAGCTGA
- a CDS encoding GNAT family N-acetyltransferase yields the protein MTSRASLPVDTRLITDSELPDWIRALDTGFLRPPVLTEQLLAERRAAISQSRTSGAFDAGRCVATFRSFPQELTAVGGAAVPADAISNVTVSPTHRRRGLLTRLMTDDLTAAKERGDVVATLIAAEYRIYGRYGFGPATTTTQWSIDVPRAGLDPRRSGQPQEGRIDLVDGDEVRKTGPALHERLRRAQPGAVSRSDKWWDIQTGVANPTGDPWTEPFYAVYRSPDGEVDGMVAYRADEKWSDAKQPLNTASVRWLIAVTPAAERALWHYLCSIDWITRVKSGWRSPGDLLPHYLPDPRAATITTQADWLWVRILDVVRALQARTYDAAGSLVLEVVDGAGLAGGRFLLDATPDGASCEPTTRSADLTLDVGELATLWLGDESAVRLAALGRLREERAGAARGADALLRTSGRPWCPDVF from the coding sequence ATGACCAGCCGAGCCAGCCTCCCCGTCGACACCCGTCTGATCACCGACTCCGAACTCCCCGACTGGATACGGGCCCTGGACACGGGCTTCCTGCGCCCACCGGTCCTCACCGAGCAGTTGTTGGCGGAACGCCGCGCGGCCATCTCGCAGTCCCGCACCTCGGGCGCCTTCGACGCCGGCCGCTGCGTCGCAACGTTCCGCTCGTTCCCGCAGGAGCTCACCGCCGTCGGCGGCGCCGCCGTCCCGGCCGACGCGATCTCCAACGTCACCGTCTCGCCCACGCACCGCCGCCGCGGTCTGCTCACCCGGCTGATGACCGACGACCTCACGGCCGCGAAGGAGCGCGGGGACGTCGTGGCCACGCTCATCGCGGCCGAGTACCGGATCTACGGCCGTTACGGCTTCGGCCCGGCCACCACGACGACCCAGTGGTCGATCGACGTGCCGCGCGCCGGTCTCGACCCGCGCCGGTCGGGTCAGCCGCAGGAGGGCCGGATCGACCTCGTCGACGGCGACGAGGTCCGCAAGACGGGCCCCGCGCTGCACGAGCGGCTGCGGCGCGCGCAGCCCGGCGCCGTCAGCAGGAGCGACAAGTGGTGGGACATCCAGACCGGGGTGGCGAACCCGACCGGCGACCCCTGGACCGAACCCTTCTACGCGGTGTACCGCTCGCCGGACGGCGAGGTGGACGGGATGGTCGCCTACCGGGCCGACGAGAAGTGGAGCGACGCCAAGCAGCCGCTGAACACGGCGTCGGTGCGGTGGCTGATCGCGGTGACCCCGGCCGCGGAGCGCGCCCTGTGGCATTACCTGTGCTCCATCGACTGGATCACCCGGGTGAAGTCGGGCTGGCGCTCCCCGGGCGACCTGCTGCCGCATTACCTGCCGGACCCGCGCGCGGCGACCATCACCACGCAGGCGGACTGGCTGTGGGTGCGGATCCTGGACGTCGTACGGGCCCTTCAGGCGCGTACCTACGACGCGGCGGGCTCGCTGGTGCTGGAGGTCGTCGACGGGGCCGGCCTGGCCGGCGGCCGTTTCCTGCTGGACGCGACCCCCGACGGCGCCTCCTGCGAGCCGACCACCCGCAGCGCCGACCTCACGCTCGACGTCGGCGAGCTGGCGACGCTGTGGCTGGGTGACGAGTCCGCGGTCCGGCTGGCGGCGCTCGGCCGGCTCCGGGAAGAACGAGCGGGCGCCGCCCGGGGGGCCGACGCCCTGCTGCGTACGTCCGGACGGCCGTGGTGCCCGGACGTGTTCTGA
- a CDS encoding RsiG family protein, producing the protein MSTPSTERSATHRPPAQRSESPMLPVEPAEQELAGLSLPELRTLRRDAQRDEADLSYVRRLLQGRIDILRAELARRSPTGAASVVDRLPEILTDGPARHRSSARHVTLGTPHSEEGRRLAADMLADVELSDLDARTDLELHEAMARLVRYEQQVSSRRQHLQRTADESGAEITRRYREGEAQVEDLLV; encoded by the coding sequence ATGAGCACACCGAGTACCGAGCGGTCGGCGACACACCGGCCGCCCGCACAGCGCAGCGAGAGCCCGATGCTGCCCGTCGAACCCGCCGAGCAGGAGCTGGCCGGGCTGAGTCTGCCCGAGCTGCGCACCCTGCGCCGGGACGCCCAGCGCGACGAGGCGGACCTCAGTTACGTACGACGGCTGTTGCAGGGCCGGATCGACATTCTGCGTGCCGAGCTGGCCCGGCGTTCACCGACGGGTGCGGCCTCCGTGGTGGACCGGCTGCCGGAGATCCTCACGGACGGCCCGGCCCGGCACCGTTCCTCCGCACGTCACGTCACCCTGGGCACCCCGCACAGTGAGGAGGGCCGGCGGCTGGCCGCCGACATGCTGGCCGACGTCGAGCTGTCCGACCTCGACGCCCGCACGGACCTCGAGCTGCACGAGGCGATGGCCCGGCTGGTGCGCTACGAACAGCAGGTCTCCAGCCGCCGTCAGCACCTCCAGCGGACGGCCGACGAGTCCGGCGCGGAGATCACCCGGCGGTATCGGGAGGGGGAGGCGCAGGTGGAGGACCTGCTGGTGTGA
- the dtd gene encoding D-aminoacyl-tRNA deacylase, with protein MRAVVQRVDGASVVVDGETVGEISGEGLCVLVGVTHEDTKEKAAQLARKLWSVRMLHDEKSCSDIAAPLLVISQFTLYGDARKGRRPTWNAAAPGPVAEPLVDEVVAQLRALGATVATGRFGARMRVSLTNDGPFTVLIEV; from the coding sequence ATGCGAGCGGTGGTGCAGAGGGTGGACGGCGCGAGCGTCGTCGTGGACGGCGAGACGGTCGGCGAGATCAGCGGCGAGGGGCTGTGCGTCCTGGTCGGCGTCACCCACGAGGACACGAAGGAGAAGGCGGCCCAGCTCGCCCGCAAGCTCTGGTCGGTGCGCATGCTGCACGACGAGAAGTCCTGCAGCGACATCGCCGCCCCGCTGCTGGTGATCAGCCAGTTCACGCTGTACGGCGACGCGCGCAAGGGCCGCCGGCCCACCTGGAACGCGGCCGCACCGGGCCCCGTCGCCGAACCGCTCGTCGACGAGGTGGTGGCGCAGCTGCGCGCCCTCGGGGCGACCGTGGCGACGGGCCGGTTCGGCGCGCGGATGCGGGTGTCGCTGACGAACGACGGCCCGTTCACGGTGCTGATCGAGGTCTGA
- the ygfZ gene encoding CAF17-like 4Fe-4S cluster assembly/insertion protein YgfZ, with protein sequence MKSPLLSLPGAVPAEGVDEGVAGHYGDLFREQRALADGAGFVDLSHRGVVAVTGEDRLSWLHLLLTQHVADLPVGQAAEALILSAHGHIEHALYLVDDGMTVWAHVEPGTEEALIAYLESMKFFYRVEVADRTADTAVVHLPAGSIAPVPPGVVVRETAHGRDLFLPRADLESYAGQAGPPAGILAHEALRVEQHRPRLGFETDHRTIPHELGWIGTAVHLQKGCYRGQETVARVQNLGKPPRRLVFLHLDGSEVHLPAAGTELRVADEAPDGRKIGFITTSARHHELGPVALALVKRNVPVDAPLLAGTTAAAQEVVVEP encoded by the coding sequence ATGAAGAGCCCTCTGCTGTCCCTGCCCGGCGCCGTCCCCGCCGAGGGTGTGGACGAAGGTGTCGCCGGTCACTACGGCGACCTGTTCCGCGAGCAGCGCGCCCTCGCCGACGGCGCCGGTTTCGTCGACCTCTCGCACCGTGGAGTCGTCGCCGTCACCGGCGAGGACCGGCTGAGCTGGCTGCACCTCCTGCTCACCCAGCACGTCGCCGACCTGCCCGTCGGCCAGGCCGCAGAGGCGCTGATCCTCTCCGCGCACGGTCACATCGAGCACGCGCTGTACCTGGTCGACGACGGCATGACGGTCTGGGCGCACGTGGAGCCCGGCACCGAGGAGGCGTTGATCGCGTACCTGGAGTCGATGAAGTTCTTCTACCGGGTCGAGGTCGCCGACCGCACCGCGGACACCGCGGTCGTCCACCTGCCCGCGGGGTCGATCGCACCCGTCCCGCCGGGCGTCGTGGTCCGCGAGACCGCGCACGGCCGCGACCTCTTCCTGCCCCGCGCCGACCTGGAGTCGTACGCCGGACAGGCCGGTCCGCCCGCCGGGATCCTGGCCCACGAGGCGCTCCGCGTCGAGCAGCACCGCCCGCGCCTCGGCTTCGAGACCGACCACCGCACCATCCCGCACGAGCTCGGCTGGATCGGCACCGCCGTGCATCTGCAGAAGGGCTGCTACCGGGGCCAGGAGACGGTCGCCCGGGTACAGAACCTCGGCAAGCCGCCCCGCCGTCTGGTCTTCCTCCACCTCGACGGCAGCGAGGTCCACCTGCCCGCCGCGGGCACCGAACTCCGCGTCGCCGACGAGGCGCCCGACGGTCGCAAGATCGGCTTCATCACCACGTCCGCGCGCCACCACGAACTCGGCCCGGTCGCCCTCGCGTTGGTGAAGCGCAACGTCCCGGTGGACGCCCCGCTGCTGGCGGGCACGACGGCGGCGGCCCAGGAGGTCGTGGTCGAGCCGTAG
- a CDS encoding Fur family transcriptional regulator gives MVSTESTDWKSDLRQRGYRLTPQRQLVLEAVDTLEHATPDAILVEVRKTASGVNISTVYRTLELLEELGLVSHAHLGHGAPTYHLAERHHHIHLVCRDCDNVIEADVQVAAEFTAKLRRSFGFETDMKHFAIFGRCEDCALKGSTVKGSTVKGSPAGS, from the coding sequence GTGGTGAGCACTGAAAGCACTGACTGGAAGAGCGACCTGCGGCAGCGCGGATACCGCCTGACGCCGCAGCGCCAGCTTGTCCTGGAGGCCGTGGACACCCTGGAGCACGCGACCCCCGACGCCATCCTCGTGGAAGTGAGGAAGACGGCGTCGGGGGTCAACATTTCCACGGTGTACCGGACCCTGGAGCTCCTGGAGGAGCTGGGGCTGGTCAGCCACGCGCACCTGGGGCACGGGGCGCCGACGTACCACCTGGCCGAGCGGCACCACCACATCCACCTGGTGTGCCGGGACTGCGACAACGTCATCGAGGCGGATGTGCAGGTCGCCGCGGAGTTCACGGCCAAGCTGCGCCGGAGCTTCGGCTTCGAGACGGACATGAAGCACTTCGCGATCTTCGGCCGCTGCGAGGACTGCGCGCTCAAGGGTTCGACCGTCAAGGGTTCTACCGTCAAGGGTTCCCCCGCCGGGTCGTAG
- a CDS encoding FABP family protein, with product MIEIPSDLHKDLVPLAFLLGSWAGAGVHDFPGSQKCNFGQEVTFAHDGRDFLEYHSHTWVLDNDGDKVRPLESESGFWRIDADRKVEVTMVRDDGVVEIWYGELADKKPQIDLVTDAVARTAASGPYTGGKRLYGYVKSDLMWVGEKQTPEVELRPYMSAHLKKVVTPEDVERWAKALPDDMPDDGIAFFK from the coding sequence ATGATCGAGATTCCGTCCGACCTCCACAAGGACCTCGTCCCCCTCGCCTTCCTGCTCGGCAGCTGGGCGGGCGCGGGCGTGCACGACTTCCCGGGGTCGCAGAAGTGCAACTTCGGGCAGGAGGTCACCTTCGCCCACGACGGCCGTGACTTCCTGGAGTACCACTCCCACACGTGGGTCCTGGACAACGACGGCGACAAGGTCCGTCCCCTGGAGTCCGAGTCCGGCTTCTGGCGCATCGACGCCGACCGCAAGGTCGAGGTGACGATGGTCCGTGACGACGGCGTGGTCGAGATCTGGTACGGCGAGCTCGCCGACAAGAAGCCGCAGATCGACCTCGTCACCGACGCGGTGGCCCGCACCGCCGCCTCCGGCCCGTACACCGGCGGCAAGCGCCTGTACGGGTACGTCAAGAGCGACCTCATGTGGGTCGGCGAGAAGCAGACCCCCGAGGTCGAGCTGCGCCCCTACATGTCGGCCCACCTGAAGAAGGTCGTCACCCCGGAGGACGTCGAACGCTGGGCGAAGGCCCTCCCCGACGACATGCCGGACGACGGGATCGCCTTCTTCAAGTAG
- a CDS encoding DsrE family protein — translation MAKKLVIKVTAGADAPERCSQAFTVAAVAVASGVEVSLWLTGESAWFALPGRAAEFELPHAAPLPGLLESVLAGGRLTLCTQCAARRDITEKDVIDGVRIAGAQVFVQEALGEDTQALVY, via the coding sequence ATGGCGAAGAAGCTCGTGATCAAGGTGACGGCAGGGGCCGACGCGCCCGAGCGGTGCTCTCAGGCGTTCACGGTCGCCGCGGTGGCCGTGGCCAGCGGCGTCGAGGTCTCCCTGTGGCTCACCGGGGAGTCCGCCTGGTTCGCGCTGCCGGGCCGGGCCGCGGAGTTCGAGCTCCCGCACGCGGCGCCGCTGCCCGGTCTCCTCGAATCCGTGCTGGCCGGGGGCCGTCTCACGCTGTGCACCCAGTGCGCCGCCCGCCGGGACATCACGGAGAAGGACGTCATCGACGGCGTCCGGATCGCGGGGGCGCAGGTGTTCGTCCAGGAGGCGCTGGGCGAGGACACGCAGGCGCTCGTGTACTAG
- a CDS encoding DUF3099 domain-containing protein → MLARRRHVYFAMMGTCIALFVLAWAVVRIWSTPAAVAMCLVAMVIPPVAAMVANRRGPDDRWWDDPSGDPESDEWWDELDGKKRRP, encoded by the coding sequence ATGCTGGCCCGCCGACGGCACGTCTACTTCGCGATGATGGGCACCTGCATCGCGCTGTTCGTCCTGGCCTGGGCGGTCGTGCGCATCTGGTCGACGCCCGCGGCCGTCGCGATGTGCCTGGTGGCGATGGTCATTCCGCCGGTCGCGGCCATGGTCGCCAACCGGCGCGGCCCCGATGACCGCTGGTGGGACGACCCCTCGGGCGACCCCGAGTCCGACGAGTGGTGGGACGAACTCGACGGCAAGAAACGCCGCCCGTAG
- a CDS encoding DUF1416 domain-containing protein, whose protein sequence is MCGAKAGGPDASTIKPGETTIQGQVTRDGEPVVGYVRLLDSTGEFTAEVPTSATGQFRFYAAEGTWTVRALVPGGTADRTVVAQQGGLAEVAIAV, encoded by the coding sequence ATGTGTGGAGCGAAGGCCGGCGGCCCGGACGCCTCGACGATCAAGCCCGGTGAGACCACGATCCAGGGTCAGGTGACCCGGGACGGCGAGCCGGTGGTCGGATACGTCCGTCTGCTGGACTCGACCGGCGAGTTCACCGCGGAGGTCCCGACCTCCGCCACCGGACAGTTCCGCTTCTACGCGGCCGAAGGCACCTGGACCGTCCGCGCCCTCGTGCCCGGCGGCACCGCCGACCGCACCGTGGTCGCCCAGCAGGGCGGTCTCGCCGAGGTCGCGATCGCGGTCTGA
- a CDS encoding sulfurtransferase encodes MSRSDVLVDADWVEANLDNPDIAIVEVDEDTSAYEKNHIRNAIRIDWTQDLQDPVRRDFVDQEGFEKLLSAKGIANDTLVILYGGNNNWFASYAYWYFKLYGHENVKLLDGGRKKWELDARELVEEVPERATTDYKAKPQNTAIRAYRDDVVAAIGVQNLVDVRSPDEFSGKLLAPAHLPQEQSQRPGHVPSARNIPWSKNANDDGTFKSDDELKELYADEQVDLAKDTIAYCRIGERSALTWFVLHELLGVENVKNYDGSWTEYGSLVGVPIELGANK; translated from the coding sequence ATGAGCCGCAGCGACGTACTGGTCGACGCCGACTGGGTCGAGGCCAACCTCGACAACCCCGACATCGCCATCGTCGAGGTCGACGAGGACACGTCCGCGTACGAGAAGAACCACATCAGGAACGCGATCCGGATCGACTGGACCCAGGACCTGCAGGACCCGGTCCGCCGTGACTTCGTCGACCAGGAGGGCTTCGAGAAGCTCCTGTCCGCGAAGGGCATCGCCAACGACACGCTGGTGATCCTCTACGGCGGCAACAACAACTGGTTCGCCTCGTACGCCTACTGGTACTTCAAGCTGTACGGCCACGAGAACGTCAAGCTCCTCGACGGCGGCCGCAAGAAGTGGGAGCTGGACGCCCGCGAGCTGGTCGAAGAGGTGCCCGAGCGCGCGACGACCGACTACAAGGCCAAGCCGCAGAACACGGCCATCCGCGCCTACCGCGACGACGTCGTGGCGGCCATCGGCGTCCAGAACCTGGTCGACGTCCGCTCGCCCGACGAGTTCAGCGGCAAGCTGCTCGCCCCCGCCCACCTGCCGCAGGAGCAGTCGCAGCGTCCGGGCCACGTCCCGTCCGCCCGCAACATCCCGTGGTCGAAGAACGCCAACGACGACGGCACCTTCAAGTCGGACGACGAGCTCAAGGAGCTCTACGCCGACGAGCAGGTCGACCTGGCCAAGGACACCATCGCGTACTGCCGCATCGGTGAGCGCTCGGCCCTGACCTGGTTCGTGCTGCACGAGCTGCTGGGCGTGGAGAACGTCAAGAACTACGACGGCTCCTGGACCGAGTACGGCTCCCTCGTCGGCGTCCCGATCGAGCTCGGCGCCAACAAGTAA
- a CDS encoding Ms5788A family Cys-rich leader peptide, with translation MMQRQADLTKRRAVDLCRVAAMLCRPF, from the coding sequence ATGATGCAGCGACAGGCGGATCTCACGAAGCGGCGGGCAGTAGACCTGTGCCGCGTCGCCGCCATGCTCTGTCGCCCCTTCTGA
- a CDS encoding LmeA family phospholipid-binding protein, producing MRALRILLVVVVVLGGLFVLADRLAVNFAEGEVADKLKANEGLAATPDVSIKGFPFLTQVVGGSLDDVEVGIKDYQAATGTSGRTIRIDDLQADMQGVEFSGDYSSATAASATGTASITYAELLKTAKAEPTEVVRGVTANVVGLSDGGNGKIKVAVEATVLGTKLPQPVYVLSTVTVQGDTVRVHADSLPSFGGVRAAENEVRSITDFQQKIDDLPGGIKLDKVQAGKDGVEISVKGSNVKLAG from the coding sequence ATGCGCGCACTCCGCATACTTCTGGTCGTCGTCGTGGTCCTGGGCGGCCTGTTCGTGCTCGCGGACCGCCTCGCCGTGAACTTCGCCGAGGGCGAGGTGGCCGACAAGCTGAAGGCCAACGAGGGCCTCGCCGCCACCCCGGACGTGTCCATCAAGGGCTTCCCGTTCCTCACCCAGGTCGTCGGCGGCTCGCTGGACGACGTCGAGGTGGGCATCAAGGACTACCAGGCGGCGACCGGTACCAGCGGTCGGACCATCCGCATCGACGACCTCCAGGCGGACATGCAGGGCGTCGAGTTCTCCGGCGACTACAGCTCCGCGACCGCCGCCAGCGCCACCGGCACCGCCTCCATCACCTACGCCGAGCTGCTGAAGACGGCCAAGGCCGAGCCCACCGAGGTGGTGCGGGGAGTCACCGCCAACGTCGTCGGACTCTCGGACGGCGGCAACGGCAAGATCAAGGTCGCCGTCGAGGCCACCGTCCTCGGCACCAAGCTGCCGCAGCCCGTGTACGTCCTGAGCACGGTCACCGTCCAGGGCGACACCGTCCGCGTGCACGCCGACTCGCTGCCCAGCTTCGGCGGGGTCCGGGCCGCCGAGAACGAGGTGCGCTCGATCACCGACTTCCAGCAGAAGATCGACGACCTGCCCGGCGGCATCAAGCTCGACAAGGTCCAGGCGGGCAAGGACGGCGTCGAGATCTCGGTGAAGGGTTCGAACGTCAAGCTGGCGGGGTAG
- a CDS encoding MoaD/ThiS family protein translates to MPQVTVRYWAAAKAAAGIAEEPHEAVTLAEALDAVRERHPGELVRVLQRCSFLVDGDPVGTREHETVRLADGGTVEVLPPFAGG, encoded by the coding sequence ATGCCCCAGGTCACGGTGCGCTACTGGGCCGCCGCGAAGGCCGCGGCCGGCATCGCCGAGGAGCCGCACGAAGCGGTCACGCTCGCCGAGGCGCTCGACGCCGTACGCGAGCGACACCCCGGCGAACTCGTGCGTGTCCTGCAGCGATGCTCGTTCCTCGTCGACGGTGACCCCGTGGGCACCCGCGAACATGAGACGGTACGGCTGGCCGACGGCGGCACGGTCGAGGTGCTCCCGCCGTTCGCAGGAGGGTGA